Proteins from a genomic interval of Papaver somniferum cultivar HN1 chromosome 4, ASM357369v1, whole genome shotgun sequence:
- the LOC113272591 gene encoding cytochrome P450 71A9-like: MSPHYYYHFVILLLVFATTLLMLLLKHKAREGRCKYPPGPPSIPLIGNLHQLGNGLPHISLQKLSNEYGPLMFLKLGSIPTLVVSSADMAKQILKTHDLAFCDRRMFYALTKLSYGCSDIAFSRYSEYWRQVRKIAILELLSAKRVLSYRAVREVEVASAIHSMRASSACSVPINLSEVLVCLTNNVTCRVAFGMKYEAKQNNKGENTFYTMLQETQSLLAGFSTADLFPWMSWIHKFDGLNTRLQKNFRCMDEFFDKVIDEHINHGKLSKSGTKDFVDVLLRVQQDTSYGINLTKDNIKAIIMDTFLAGTDTSATTLVWTMTELIRNPSVMKRAREEVRTETGTKAIVEESDLDKLSYLKLVIKEALRLHPPAPLLVPRETREKCTIEGYDIPVKTCVLINAKAISTDPKYWKEPEEFRPERFLDNNIEYMGQDFQLIPFGGGRRGCPGINFSAVLVELVLANLLQCFDWKLPSGMKTEEVDMNGTFGLAVHKKIPLCLAADIRK; this comes from the exons ATGAGCCCTCATTACTACTACCATTTCGTAATTCTTCTACTTGTTTTTGCTACAACTTTGTTGATGCTGTTACTGAAACACAAAGCAAGAGAAGGAAGATGCAAATATCCACCAGGTCCGCCAAGTATTCCTTTAATTGGAAACTTGCACCAGCTAGGCAATGGCTTGCCACATATATCACTTCAGAAGCTTTCCAATGAATATGGTCCTTTAATGTTTCTTAAACTTGGCTCAATTCCGACTCTTGTTGTGTCTTCGGCGGATATGGCAAAACAGATCCTCAAAACACATGATCTGGCGTTTTGCGACAGACGCATGTTTTATGCTCTCACAAAACTATCTTATGGTTGTTCTGATATTGCTTTTTCTCGTTATAGTGAATACTGGAGACAAGTCAGAAAGATAGCAATTTTGGAACTTTTAAGTGCCAAGAGGGTGCTGTCATATCGAGCAGTGAGAGAAGTTGAGGTTGCCTCTGCAATTCATTCCATGCGTGCATCTTCTGCTTGTTCAGTTCCTATTAATCTGAGCGAGGTTCTGGTTTGTCTTACGAACAACGTAACTTGTCGAGTTGCTTTTGGTATGAAGTATGAAGCTAAACAAAACAATAAGGGTGAGAATACGTTTTACACGATGCTTCAAGAAACACAGAGCTTGCTTGCTGGATTCAGTACTGCGGACTTGTTCCCGTGGATGAGTTGGATTCACAAGTTTGATGGATTAAACACAAGACTACAGAAGAACTTTAGGTGTATGGACGAATTCTTTGATAAAGTAATTGACGAACACATCAACCATGGTAAATTGTCGAAATCTGGCACAAAAGACTTTGTTGACGTTCTGCTTCGTGTTCAGCAAGATACTAGCTACGGTATCAACCTCACAAAAGACAATATTAAAGCCATTATCATG GACACGTTCCTTGCTGGAACTGATACTTCTGCGACAACACTGGTTTGGACTATGACAGAGCTTATTAGGAACCCATCAGTCATGAAGAGAGCACGAGAAGAGGTCAGAACAGAAACAGGAACTAAAGCTATAGTGGAAGAAAGTGATCTTGACAAACTAAGTTATTTGAAATTAGTAATTAAGGAAGCATTGAGACTGCATCCTCCTGCACCATTGTTAGTTCCCAGGGAAACCAGAGAGAAGTGCACCATCGAAGGATATGACATTCCAGTCAAAACATGTGTTCTCATTAATGCAAAAGCAATTTCGACGGACCCAAAATATTGGAAAGAACCAGAGGAATTCCGACCTGAAAGATTCTTAGACAATAATATAGAGTATATGGGTCAAGACTTCCAATTGATACCATTTGGGGGTGGCCGAAGAGGCTGTCCCGGTATTAATTTTTCCGCGGTGCTTGTTGAACTTGTTCTTGCAAATTTACTGCAATGTTTTGACTGGAAACTGCCTTCCGGGATGAAAACTGAAGAAGTTGATATGAATGGAACTTTTGGCCTTGCAGTGCATAAGAAGATTCCTCTCTGCCTTGCAGCTGATATCCGTAAATGA